The genomic stretch ACAGTAGATATGAAATTGGCATACTGGGGCACTATGATTTTATGTGAGATTTCCTGTTTTTGCAACGAGGTGTGATGACTCAATTATGCGATGATTTGTCCTCTTAGGTGACTCGatttgtaacctctcctaaccattgggtgtgttacagaaaaacggcatgagttctcctattttagagggcccagggaatatttttctccttttcattatgccctgtaacactctcaATTTGTAATTCATACAAACCAGTCCCACCAattgactggatttttatcaacttaaccacaattagtaaaataaatacataataataacaattataaaaattatcacccaccgaaactttataaccaattttcaaaactagttatatatatatatatatatatatatatatatatatgtattacatatacattataacatttaagtcaacaaaattatggtgccttcctcctttagcctcatgtctcattagtgctccccaggaacctttgctgcatttctttacctgtaaaatattaaattaaacggagtgagcgactatggctcagtaagaaaatcatactaaacacttaaagtatttcataccagtattaatcttttataatcttttccatactcaacgtgtctgaactatttacaacaaaataattgacacagaacacgcatttaacacatatcataattcttttctttcacacatttattcatttccttactatacagatatgattcactcattatgatttatgcatgtatgagtgccatgacatttttattttctgatcgtacatctttctcaactctttatcagccacacaggcttgtatgcataattctaatgcaaatgactttcataaaatatttactaatttgtttctctctcattctcattgatcgatttagactacagatgatagtacttgcagtcaccatacaaaatataattctctcttacacgcatattttttttttttttgctgtccacacaatacaactaatatttttctttgctgtccacacagtacagctgatatttttcttttgttgtccacacagtacaactgatattttttctttgctgtccacacaatacagctgatattttttctttgctgtccacacagtacagctggttgtccacacagtacaaccgattattttatttgctatccacacagtacagctggcgtgtaaggatttttagtatgttttctgctttcctgtatcatatgagttattgtaaaaacatgcatgactcagaaaatatttttcctctttctttattttttctaaatcatgcatatattatgattcctcatgtatgcatatataatcataatatgaaatatgcacatttgttattttcccttactcttttcattccttctcaaatttcatattattttctcatgcatttatatatatatatatatatatatatatatatatatatatatcatgcctcaaattaatttcaattatacaatataggcttaatataagggttatttcacataacatgcacataattaaacaacattaacctatatcgcataaaatgacatttttgcccttatgaccaaaattacctttttacccttatggccaaaaattacatcatgaatcctaatgaatttctttatccttttaagcataaatcaccttaattctaataccttacatactgatataagtaaaggttatttaaataacctaactcaaatttactttaagtatgtaaagtatgaaattcttaccttttcttttccaaataggtgatttaagcttattcaccttcttttcttcttcttggcaaccttaatcaaccaaaaatataatcattcatcaaactcccaaatttcacatatcttaaaaattaaatttcttaccttagaactgaccagaattgacagatctacactttttataactggggcctctggaaattaggtggtttagctaggtttttggacgaattttggttaagggaagtttttagctcaaacaatggaggttctcggcaaaatggaagagaaaatgaatagaaataagtttataagcctattggaccattttgcccttaacattttccataaattactattttatccttagccaattaccaaaaacccttagcaccaccatataatttcaagtgtgcccttcaattttaattcccactttgtcccttgaatttttataaaatgaccattttaccccctttgaaaaatattgctcatttagtagttttctctaattcttttacaatttctttacacaacaagttataaaatccattctaggggtaattttggaagtggagtttactgatacaactgaattcggatgttacacgATTAAAGGATCGTTTGACTCATTTGGAGGAAATCATCATGCGTACATGTCCAACTCCAGTTGATCAGGTTGTAAAATCACATcttatttattacttataaaaattgtatttcgttATTACTCTAACAACTATATTAACTTTGCATAGTGTATGCATGACGATGTTAGAACGACCTTTTCCATTGACAGGTCAATACCATCCTGTCAGCCAGATAAGgtatgtgtttaattttttagagatatttaatgttaaatgttattACTATAGtttgattatgttttatatgaaatgtcactgatcaagtaattattactattacccTAAGGTAGTCACTATGAAGGGGTATCGATTGACCATTTTGTTACATCATCTTCTGATCTGAGATATGTTATTTATCGGTGATATtctattttgtaattaattgtcattgattaattcattttatatattcgtataaGGTCTTGCTCATAAAGGCTTTTTAGTAGGATTTTTGATTGCTTCAGATCCCCTCAttgaggtatgaaaattattgtaattattatattttatatgaaatatcattttttattttgttcttttcataCATATAGGTTACTGGAATTGAGGCATTATTGATCAAGagttctccccgaacaccttcctCGACTATAGAGGTAGTGTTTTTTTCatgaaatatcattgatcaatttgtcttttcaattattatgtttatttaaaaatgttttgacTCCTTTTCAAGGTGAGCGATTGTGgctacttgctgatatccccaGCTCTAACAAAAAGACAATAAGTATTAGTTCATAGGGGGAAGACTTATAGGAGGATGTTTCCTATGCAAGCCAAATTAaggtatatccattataatttgtatacaactattcatatatactgatcactgataatttcaaatatataattttgcagTCCGTCAAAGAGGTACGCATGGTTGACTTGACTACGATAGAGGATTCTCTAGCAAACCTCATTTGGCATACATGgataaggtaacattaatctattaatttgtaattgttacttaagaagaaataatgaattaatagttatatGTACTTGTAGTTGGTTTGTATAGCATATGGTCGGATCGTTCAAAAGGGTATACTCGTTTGCACCTCGTATATAAATCCAATCAAAGGGAGGGTGAAATGATAACTCCGAACCATTCCGTCCTCTACTGCAGAGTGTGAAGAATCTTTCCTCGCATGGTACACTGGAGTTGTGACATCCAACGCGTATCAAGTTTACTTCATCTGGTTTAAGTCGAAAGACAATTTCTGATGGATTATGGTGGAGTTGTGCGAGTGACTGATCGACGATGTAAGTTATCtgtactatataatttggttaaaattttgatatattcgtcaataactaacacaattcaagttttttataccatttCAACATGTGGATTCTATTTTGCGTATATTACGTCAACACCAGAATGATCACCATGCGACGATTTCGTAAGAGTTGGCAAACCACACGGTCAGGGGAGTACTAGTTTCTTGGGCTCTTCACAACGATGGTTGAAATAGATTATACCCTAggattgttttacaaaccacGAGGGATAGTTGATATGGTataacatcatattattttcattgtaatttacgttgaattataatataatctacaCTTGTATTCATTCTAATTTCTCACTGTTTATAAGTTTTCATCCTTATAAACTTTGACTATGCACATTGGGTATatagagttatagattttcgtgattGATCGATTACGGTGTATGACTCTGAGGTATCATACTAAGGGAATATAGGGTGTCTCGAGTGGCAGATACAACCGTATACAACATTCATGCTAACATTATTAGAGGTGACTAATATCTAGACAGTTTTTGGGCATACACCACGACATGATTTCCTAGTATTACATCGAGTGAAGGGTGTCCCTTAGTAGGGTGAAGGCTCCGGTGATTGTGACATGTTTATGTTATGCTTTTTTTAGTGTTTGACATTGTCACGGAATGTAGATTTTCCTCGAGAGTCATCTACCTCTATGCATTGGCGTTTAGCGTtatagttgtattttcattgtatcaaGTAGATCACGGATGTGTATTTAGTtcaatcattatttatttatcgttcttcagatgttgttatgtatttatttattgtatgtgtgtatgtgtatgtatgatatactttatttattattatgtatagaTATGcgtttgatttcattttttaaataattttgtcatgaaaataattatatgagattAAAGTGatgttattaactttaaattatggtattagtgaaatactcaaaaatattttcaacattaatatcattattatttatttaatataattcaggttcaatgacataatttattgatttttataagttcAGCTGAACACACAGGTAAAACATACATTAATGAAATCAGGAaaagttaattctaataattggaagaagagattattcatataatatttgttacatcacatgtgaatacaattacaaatttgaaacaataatcaaaatacattgattacaaataattaaaacaacagtcatgaatcatataattaataaaactaaatagaagcTTGTCAAGATCTTGATCCTTTACATTTTTTGGATAAATCTTGTGGGGTGGAGTTCAAGACTGGTTttgggcttttacattgggttcaaATATGCCTTGGTTCCCTTCAACGACTACAAATCCTAGGTGTAACATTTTTTCCTTGTGAAGGATGTCGATTTCTGTTAGAAGAATGACCCAGATGACGACTTTTGAGATAACTCTTTGTTTTGGTGCATATAACTAGTTTGATTagtttccaagaggattgacaaGTTTCTCatatattgtataatagaaCTCGGTGCGGAAGAATGAATGAACCCATGTGttgacatttgtgagcctcatATGTCTTACAACAGCAACAATATGATTGCACAAAATATGTGAAAACTGAAACTTTCTATATGTGCAAGACATTTCATTGAAATCCATAATGCCCATATATTCACCAAAACCAACACCTTGATATCGAGTAGGTGTAATTGGGCAAACCTCCAAATGTATAGACTTTGATAGATGATGGCTGATTTTCTCCTCCGTCTaaggggtgacaaagttagggtattcatttgtaatttgaaaaaatattgacaACACATATGTTAGTAGCacacagaaagaaagaaatacatGCTCAAATATATAGTTATTAACAACTGGGTACGTAattgcatggtttctcctctcataaaaccatcgttgtAAGATACCACAAATGAACTCAATGACTATCGTGATAGACAAACCCCATGCATGTCTGACAAAGGCGTTAAATGAGTCTGCAATATTAGTtgcatgatgttgtatcgatgccCTAGAAAGTGTGCTTTGCTTTATTGCTCAAATTTGACCTCATGTAGATAAACCCCAACTTAAGGGTTCATTGCATTATAGCCTCAAAATTTGCTTCTGTATATGATTTTATGGCTTTCTAATGTACACCCGTAACCTGCaaggtaataaataatatgagaactttatgatcaaaatttaaacagaataaaaatttaatatatgtttaaacacgttacctttgagtctcgtttgtACTTTGCTCGCATGTTATACAGTtagtgatgacaacaacatccatgatggacatctggaaagacttcatcTATTGCAgaatatataacatgatgtcgattTGAGATTATGACCAATTAAGAGAtgtcatggatgcattctttaatcttccTGAGAAACCAATACCAtatgtcgtgatcttctttttcatCGACACCGAAACTAATGGGGTATATCTGTTTATTACCATCGAGGCCCACCGCAAGGAAACAATGACCTAGATATTGACCTTTAAGGAAAgtagcgtcaatgcaaataatggGTCGAagatattctctaaatgcaTGAAcgaaacatcctaatgccatgaaaaaatacttaaatcgatgATCATCATCTGTTTTAATAACGGTAATGGTTCtcggattagtacgttgtaaattatagcaataatttgGTAACAATATAAATGATTCTTCTGGTGAGCCCCTTAGTGAATTTAAAACCTAATTTCTTGTCCTCCAAGCCTGTGAAtgtgaaatgtcaattttatttcGGTCGGTGATGTCCATAATTATTTCTTTCGAtcgataaatttgatcaatcaatacaaactttgatctcattaattgacctaaagctcagGCCTTAGCTTGTCGGTgatgtgacattatttgatcaactaaacatgtgtgagTTGGATTCATTTGACAGATTTGAAACACTTTACCGACTTTGGATTTGCTTGTAGATATATATCACTGACAGTTTTCAGCCTCGCACTTAATATTCCATCGCCCCATATCGGACTTCTTAAccttgaattgaaattttttcaataaggcaaattgcttcacaatatctttcaattgttgtttattatgaaaaatatcaccgaACTTTATAACATTCTCCTCTCAAATCGATCTTgtaccacttgatgatgttgatgactgtggaggaaaatcatgAAGCCACCTAAacggatcagtggggacattgtcaaaaaatgaccTAGAATAATTTCCATCACCCAAAATGGGATCTTTAAGTTGCAAACTATTCATACCCTTGGTAACAAGTGACTTATGCTCGGGATCTACCTTTTCAAAAGGAATATTAGTCAtgttatttccatcaaagtcacacCAATCGGGAATCTTATCTTTCTCtctatgagcccatgagtttgcaatatacaatgcaTCATTACTGAAATTgatcaagtttttcaaatcatatgtttttttcactccactaatttcttcttcttctacttcttcttATCCTTCAATcagggtacatgtaacaaaaacagaaatacattcctataagtgttgagacatatcaataaaaccctggacatctttatcattttggatCTATACGGGGCAGTAGAGagcaatttttcttggcttcattgatagttgaaggtagtatTTTATTGGATCAAAACCgtaagactccttcaaaagttgaataaatccctcaaatgttgtaCTAGAgggaattttaattaatagtttatatcttccattctccttggtaacgaaTTGATGTATAACcaaccattttaattatcactcttacaataataaatttgtgaaaaaaattaatcatttataataaaaagtctACTACAAACATTTAAAATAGTCTTACACtagttaatatcaaaatactcatattatttttttaatattttatttaacaatttataattatctaacattttatttaatattcttatatgttgtcttgtataaaaaaacatctatctattcttaacatataatttaaaacgttcttacaatgattcatatcaaaatacccttcatatcttttaaatattttatttaccccataattatctagcctttaattttatactcttgtatgttgttttgtataaaaatgcatctatctattgttaacatatcatttaaaaccgtcatataatatttaatatcaaaataccctccatatttttctaacattttattttccccctataattatttaacatttcatataacatcattgtatgttgtcttgtattaaAATGCATCTACCTACTCTTgattgttatttaaatccttcttatattgtgtaatatcaatatAGCCCCatatttttgtaacatttttttgaGCCCCCTATActtatttaatcttttatttaatacctttgtatgttttattgtatcaaaatgcatctatctattcttaacatgttatttaaatccttcatatattatgtactATTAAAAtaacccccatatttttttaacattttattttaccctctataattatctaacattcatttgacacccttgtatgatatcttgtatcaaaatgcatctatctattcttaacatgttatttaaatcctttatatattatgtaatatcaaaatacccccatatttttctaacatatcattttaccccttataattactaacatttcattaacacccttgtatgttgtattatttaaaaatgtatctatctattcataacaattcatttaaaacgttattacaatgtttaatatcagaatacccctcatattttttaacattttatttagcccgcataattatctaacacttcatttaataccattgtatgttgtcttgtatcaaaatagaTCTGTTTATTCttaatctattatttaaatcctttatatatcgtgtaatatcaaaatactccatATTTTCTaccatttcatttaacccctaaattattattttatatttaaatatcccctttacatgacatacaaactaaatttaacaaataaaattaaatttggagttaagattcgtataaatatttttttttcatgatttgaCTTTTTTGATtagaattcagaaatacgaactttttCCTTCCGAATGAACCCgtattaattgatattaagtaaaaatgagagtgagagtgagtgtttgagtggtATGAAAAACGTTTATAATAAAAGAGAGAGTgtgagggtttatatagatgtgatcaaaagtaattttgattttttaaaaaaaatctatggtatttttgcttaggaataggaaaagaaagatatttttacttaagaatTAGTTAAATAGACATTTTTGCttgataaaaagataaaataggtattttatataatttcccGATTTATAATTCTTCTTGGGTCAATATGATTTGAGTATTTCATACAAGGCCTTCATTCTTTTGAGCTTAAACTGTTACTTCCTCCATCCAGaagttattcttttatttagaTGTCTTCATAGACGCAAGAGTTCCTTTTTATATTACAATGATTCATTAATCAATTCACACTCTTCTTCTTATGATTCCATCTCCTCTAAagcaaaataaattatgtattcttTACTTGAGAACAATTCAGACTGCACTTTTTGTTAACTTCTCTTCTagttttatctctttcttttctatatatacTAGACGGCCTCAAAggttttatcatattattagaaCTGCAATTCAACTTACTGGTTTGGACTACACCAACATTAAGTCCTTGACAGCATTTTCATCTTTCAGGGAACTGAATTATTTCGTTATAAGCATGatgcaaatgaaatttatatagcATTAATATATTAGTgttcatatatatgtgtgtacaTATAACCAAACTTGGAAGAATTTGAGAACTTTGGTAAAGAACTTAGagcaattttttcttttaatttagcTTGGTGCAGATTGCTTCCACGGTGCCAATAGAGGCAAGTCTTTCAacccatttcttcttcttcatctttaattGGTGcggtcataaatttaaactcaatgttattattattatttgcagtTGGTTATATCTAGATTGCCAacattattgattatatatttaatttattatagtaGCCAAGatttttctgtttaattttaattgccaTTTACTATATAAGATCTGGAAATACTTgagatgaatgatgaattaatattctagttaatatataacataaggTTCATCTTAGGCtgcaaaaatcattttctaGTATTTAAAATGTTCATTGTAGATTCACCACGAATAAAGAGCAAATAAATCATGCAGCTGGATCAAATGAAATTATGATTGCTCCACCTAGTGAAAAAATGGATGGTACATTTTGACTTTGCAATAAATTCtgtatctttttctttcttcttcttcttcattttatgTTGCATTTTCTGAATACCATTTAGTGTCAAAAGACGAAAGTGTGTTGCACTTCCAAAattcatcttaatttttttcatttatgtgTCATGAATATGATAGACAGAAGTACACCACATCACAAATCCGGTACATAATTTAATAGAGTGGAAAAAATCGTAGTTTCCAACAGAGATAGATCTGTAAGTTAATTACTAGCTACACttagacaaatatatatacaataattccTTAGCAAACTGAACTGAATTTACTTCGACAAAATTTAAATCCTTAACAACAACAACTAAGGCATATGAATTCAGCTGCAGTTTAGGAGTAGCTGATTCATTGAACAATTGGAATTCTCTTTGAATTATCACTAAGATTTCACTGTAAAATAAATAGCAGGACATTGACAAAATTCTGCTAAACCCTTATAAATTCTGTAATTTATTTGTTAGATTAGATATGTATTGTTAtctgaaacaataataataacaatgctACACCTATTGCTACAAAATACATTGTCAGCTGATTCTAACATAATGTTTATTGTAGTGTTACCACCAATGCAGAGCAAAGAAATCATGGAAGATAATTCTGCATCCGGAAGTGCCTCAACTGAAACAAAACTTGAGATTCTGATTGCCCCACCTAATGAAAAGCGGGCTGGTACGTTCTCACATTGCAAACGCTATATCTGATTTTGACCACGCCTTTACAAGTTTAATTTCCAAGGGCAAATGCGATAAATGCAAgtgtaacaaaaattttatacataaggTTGTTCTTGTTTCAACTTGACAGAAATTGAAACGAGAAATAGGCACTTCCGACTGTACCAGGCTGCACTTGAAGGTGATTGGCACACAGCTGAAATAATTTTCAAGGAACACAAAAACGATATTACAGCTAAGCTATCTAAAGAAGGGGACACCGCTCTCCATATTGCAGCTGCAGCAAGGCGCACTACTTTTGTGAAAAAGCTggttgaaaaaatgaaaaaagaggaTTTAGCAATAAAGAATAATGCTGGCAATACGGCCTTTTTTCTTGCAGCTGCGTCCAACAGGGTTGCAATTGTCAAGGCTATGATGGAGCAGAATGAAGACTTAAGAAAGAACAAAGGTGAAAATGATATGTTACCACTTGTCATGGCAGCTAGGATGGGAAACAAAGAGATGATAGAATACCTTTATGAAGCTACTGAAGAGGAGTTATTAGATGATTCTGAACGTTGCTTGTCAGTCTGATAAACCATGGTTTGCATGGTAAGTCttcttacttttttattttggctaCTTGTAAAGCTATTAAGAACCCAAGTTATACTTAAAGTCAACGTTCTAATTAGCATGAATTATGATCTTACCTCCAATTGACAACACTAAGAAACACCACAAATTAATGAATACATCATACAAATGCTCAACTTAATAATCACCAATCATAAATTAAtggtaaatattaattttatggaacagtaaatttataaattatacacattatAATTTTGGTATATTCTATATTCTTTTCTTCATGATACAGTTTTGGTTTAACCgctacaaatttgaaaattttctaatcggGTAAATTGAAGATAGCACTCCATTAATTAGATTGATCCAACTGATATATAGAAAGTCAAGTTGAACTTATATTATTTACGATGTTGATCATTGTTTTGGTAGATATAGCATTGGATTTGGTAGAGGGGCACCCGCAGATGGCTATTGCGCGAGATAAAAACCAGTTGACAGCATTACATCACTTGGCTAAAATGCCTGTGCTGGGACCTAGTGTCGATATGGACGGGATTAGAGTTGGGAAGAGATTAATGATCCGACTTTGTTAGTTCACTGTAGCCTTTACACTTTCACCATGAATTGATTAGTTTTCTCTTTATTAATAGTTATTatggttttaatatatatatataaataaaattaaaatatagcGTTTGTTATTTACTATGTAGCATTTATTTGCCAAATTGGCTCTTCTAaagtaataaattatgaaattttattaatttctatgaTTTGATTACGACATATACTCTATTAATTTCTAAGAACATTTATGGTGCTTCCATGCATGTTGTTTTAAAGCAGGgaatgatttgaaaaaaaaggtgATAAAGAGACGTAATTTAGCGTTGAGGAGACAATGCGTGCAGGATATAAACAAGCTCGGCTTCTGGGATCGAATAAATGAGAGGAAGCAACTGTGGATTGACAGGATGGGCTTGGGGTATCGGATCCTTGAGGCGCTAGACGAAGTGAATTGTGGGTATTAACTTGCTCGAGTGTTTCGtttgtttctttatatatttttactttaacgTTTATCGTTTAAGATAATTGTGCTGTTACAGATATTGGTGCGAAGACTCCCCTTTTCGCTATTGCACTAGTCGTATGCCTCTGGACACAAGTTCTACTTTTGCATGACTCCCAGATACATGAAATTATGAGAAAACCTTGGCCACTAATGTTTGAGGCTGCAAAACAAGGAAACTTGCTGTTTCTAAAGACAATTTGGCAGACATATCCTGATATGATGTTTGAAGTAGACGAAGATCATTGCAGCATATTTCATGTTGCTGTTACGTATCGTCACTAcataattttcagttttattaataaaaaaggtCCATTGCAGAAGGATTTGATAGTCCAGAAAACAGATAAAGAAGGGAACAACATATTGCATCTGGCTGCAAAGTTGCCACCAGAAGATAGTTCCATTACTAAATCAGGTGGACCAGCTGACCAGATGAAGGTAGAGCTGTTGTGGTTCAAGGTAAATATGTATTACTCTCGGCCCTTTTTGTgggaatatataaaaataattttatttccgTGATCGATAGATGTTTCCTAACTGATTGTAGGAAGTGAAGAGAATTTTGCATCCAGTGGATGCTGAAGCTCCAAATAAAAAAGGCAAAACTGCTAGAGCTTTATTTACTGAAGAGCATAAAGATTTGAGGGATAAAGCTGAGAAATGGACTAAGGAGATTGCAAACGCAGGCATCGTGGCGGCAACACTTATTGCCACCGTGGCTTTCACAGCAGCTTTAACAGTACCAGGTGGCACCGAAGAAGACACCGGGACTCCACATTTTGTTCAAAGAGCTTCCTTCATAATTTTTGCAATATCAGATGCTGCAGCGTTATTATTTTCCTCTTTATCCATAGTAAGGTTCATTTCCGCTTTCTCTTCCCAATATGAAGAAGCAGATTTCGACTCAGACTTGTCTCCTGTGTTAAACGGATTAGAATCACTATTCCTTTCAGTAGTGTTTATGATGGTAGGGTTTTGTGCAAATATGTTCATTGTCTTCAAAGATGGC from Mangifera indica cultivar Alphonso chromosome 6, CATAS_Mindica_2.1, whole genome shotgun sequence encodes the following:
- the LOC123219764 gene encoding uncharacterized protein LOC123219764 is translated as MLALPHNASKLCCSILEKVADRPEDQAKWGEIADVVAALSIPVIANAYVFEFTTNKEQINHAAGSNEIMIAPPSEKMDVLPPMQSKEIMEDNSASGSASTETKLEILIAPPNEKRAEIETRNRHFRLYQAALEGDWHTAEIIFKEHKNDITAKLSKEGDTALHIAAAARRTTFVKKLVEKMKKEDLAIKNNAGNTAFFLAAASNRVAIVKAMMEQNEDLRKNKGENDMLPLVMAARMGNKEMIEYLYEATEEELLDDSERCLSV
- the LOC123218659 gene encoding ankyrin repeat-containing protein NPR4-like isoform X1, which codes for MGLGYRILEALDEVNYIGAKTPLFAIALVVCLWTQVLLLHDSQIHEIMRKPWPLMFEAAKQGNLLFLKTIWQTYPDMMFEVDEDHCSIFHVAVTYRHYIIFSFINKKGPLQKDLIVQKTDKEGNNILHLAAKLPPEDSSITKSGGPADQMKVELLWFKEVKRILHPVDAEAPNKKGKTARALFTEEHKDLRDKAEKWTKEIANAGIVAATLIATVAFTAALTVPGGTEEDTGTPHFVQRASFIIFAISDAAALLFSSLSIVRFISAFSSQYEEADFDSDLSPVLNGLESLFLSVVFMMVGFCANMFIVFKDGMLWIPILITAMTAFASIIIYKIYKTASAECALLTSEIRATEIVTSCLFK
- the LOC123218659 gene encoding ankyrin repeat-containing protein NPR4-like isoform X2 is translated as MRKPWPLMFEAAKQGNLLFLKTIWQTYPDMMFEVDEDHCSIFHVAVTYRHYIIFSFINKKGPLQKDLIVQKTDKEGNNILHLAAKLPPEDSSITKSGGPADQMKVELLWFKEVKRILHPVDAEAPNKKGKTARALFTEEHKDLRDKAEKWTKEIANAGIVAATLIATVAFTAALTVPGGTEEDTGTPHFVQRASFIIFAISDAAALLFSSLSIVRFISAFSSQYEEADFDSDLSPVLNGLESLFLSVVFMMVGFCANMFIVFKDGMLWIPILITAMTAFASIIIYKIYKTASAECALLTSEIRATEIVTSCLFK